One Elaeis guineensis isolate ETL-2024a chromosome 10, EG11, whole genome shotgun sequence genomic window carries:
- the LOC105036188 gene encoding glutamate receptor 2.7: protein MPPSTSRPLLPFVAPPTDVLKWTQICMSKAPTSLLFLLSCCSLFSDRAVAFHLGVIVNTNSLVGREQKIAIETAAHYFNSSTTTLFLDVCESNSIDPIQANAYARSLMKRGAEAVIATGTWPEVVTLAGIGSKERIPVLSLATTSPPTLSPRPFLVRMSYPASGQARCLAQVVKSYNWRRVIVIYEDDDYGSITAMASLLFDALNTVGSEVIDYIAFPPVDTLSNPRASVQKELKRIRRHLSRVYIILQSSRLLTVSLFEEAKELGMMAKGHVWIANDDTTTLLDSTLEPSFISSHMQGVVGIKTYFDETSDSYQVFKAEFQRKFKADYGSKGEPGKFAVRAYDGVHAIAHAAVETKTMRSNTLLEGILSSHFMGLSGFIRFRSDGGLPEGKGYSAFRVVNVAGKSYRELGFWLEGFGFYKEEGEMVRHGERVDALSPVYWPGGPERVPSGWGKLKIGVPTTATFDQFVKVEYDERRMVKKVTGFCIDVFNETLVHLKYDLEYEFLAFNGTYDNLLNQIPLKVYDAAVGDITILDKRSINVTFTEPYLSSGLSMLVRMRSNRTQWMFTKPFTMRVWLLIIATMIYTGIIMWYLEHKINPEFDGPWWTQLGATFWLTISTIFFAHGRLYSYYTKIVAVVWLVAVFILTSCFTANLSSILTTEKLEPMVVDGKIGYDGDLFVRKYLQDVLGYKEDKFVKIGKAENYVDAFESGNITAAILEVPYLRVFISKHDDYTAQGETYMLGGFGFAFPKGSPMAEDFSRAILGLTEDGTLKKLEDKWFSFSMSNCPTPDKDGKRDSLSLDSFWVLFLFVGGTSTIVFLIETRLTIHHAVGVSLMEIFNMIRRSRNSWKRGGLGLQGVATFSSDQEGNATSMDQRPSDHMIELHRHACDDNEQTRW from the exons ATGCCTCCCAGCACTAGTAGGCCCCTTCTCCCCTTCGTTGCCCCACCTACTGACGTCCTAAAATGGACACAAATATGCATGTCTAAAGCTCCtacttctcttctcttcctcctatcCTGTTGCTCTCTCTTTTCTGATAGAGCAGTAGCCTTTCACCTCGGTGTCATCGTGAACACCAACTCTCTAGTCGGAAGAGAGCAAAAGATCGCCATTGAGACCGCAGCGCACTACTTCAACTCCTCCACTACAACACTATTCCTCGACGTCTGCGAGTCCAATAGCATTGATCCCATCCAAGCAAACGCTTACG CTAGAAGTCTCATGAAAAGGGGGGCAGAAGCAGTAATTGCTACGGGAACATGGCCAGAGGTGGTAACACTGGCCGGCATCGGCTCCAAAGAAAGGATTCCGGTGCTCTCTCTAGCCACAACATCGCCGCCAACCTTATCTCCAAGGCCTTTCCTGGTGCGAATGTCGTACCCTGCCTCCGGTCAGGCGCGTTGCCTCGCCCAAGTCGTGAAATCGTACAATTGGCGGAGAGTCATCGTCATCTATGAAGATGATGACTATGGTAGCATTACTGCAATGGCCTCACTCCTTTTCGATGCTCTCAATACCGTTGGATCGGAAGTCATCGACTACATTGCCTTCCCACCGGTGGACACACTCTCCAATCCAAGGGCTTCAGTTCAAAAAGAGCTGAAGAGGATACGCCGTCATCTCTCCCGGGTGTACATCATCCTCCAGTCCTCACGATTGCTGACTGTCTCTCTGTTTGAGGAAGCGAAGGAGTTGGGAATGATGGCGAAAGGCCATGTATGGATTGCCAACGATGATACCACCACCCTCCTCGACTCGACCTTGGAACCCTCATTCATCTCTTCTCACATGCAAGGAGTGGTAGGAATCAAGACCTACTTTGATGAGACAAGCGATTCCTACCAAGTCTTCAAAGCCGAATTCCAACGAAAATTCAAAGCGGATTATGGGAGCAAGGGGGAGCCTGGAAAGTTTGCCGTTCGAGCATATGACGGGGTACATGCGATTGCTCATGCTGCCGTCGAGACGAAGACAATGAGGAGCAACACATTGTTAGAAGGTATCCTATCAAGCCATTTTATGGGGCTCAGTGGGTTCATAAGGTTCAGAAGTGATGGAGGTCTACCAGAGGGCAAGGGCTACTCGGCATTTCGGGTCGTCAATGTAGCGGGGAAGAGCTACCGGGAGTTGGGGTTCTGGTTGGAGGGCTTCGGTTTTTACAAAGAGGAGGGAGAGATGGTCCGCCATGGGGAGCGGGTGGATGCCTTAAGCCCGGTGTACTGGCCGGGAGGACCCGAGAGGGTCCCCAGTGGGTGGGGAAAGCTCAAGATTGGAGTACCGACGACTGCAACGTTTGATCAGTTTGTGAAGGTGGAGTATGACGAGCGGAGGATGGTGAAGAAAGTGACCGGGTTTTGCATCGACGTCTTTAATGAGACTTTGGTGCACTTGAAGTATGACCTCGAGTATGAGTTCTTAGCTTTCAATGGCACCTACGACAACCTCCTCAACCAAATCCCCTTGAAG GTATATGATGCCGCAGTGGGAGATATTACAATTCTAGATAAACGTTCAATAAATGTTACATTCACAGAGCCATACCTCTCATCCGGTCTTTCTATGCTAGTCCGTATGCGATCAAACCGCACGCAATGGATGTTTACGAAGCCATTTACAATGCGAGTGTGGCTTTTGATCATTGCCACCATGATCTACACAGGGATCATCATGTGGTATCTGGAACACAAGATAAACCCCGAGTTTGATGGCCCTTGGTGGACACAACTTGGAGCCACATTTTGGCTAACTATCTCCACCATCTTCTTCGCACATG GGAGGCTCTATAGTTACTACACTAAAATAGTGGCGGTGGTATGGCTCGTTGCGGTCTTCATCTTGACCTCCTGCTTCACAGCTAATCTCAGTTCTATTTTAACTACCGAGAAGCTTGAACCAATGGTGGTAGACGGTAAGATTGGATACGACGGGGACTTATTTGTTCGGAAATACTTACAAGACGTGTTGGGATACAAGGAGGATAAGTTTGTGAAGATTGGAAAAGCTGAAAACTACGTCGATGCCTTTGAGAGTGGGAACATCACGGCAGCCATTCTTGAGGTTCCCTATTTACGGGTGTTTATTTCAAAACATGATGATTACACTGCTCAAGGAGAAACATACATGCTTGGAGGCTTTGGCTTT GCATTTCCTAAAGGTTCTCCCATGGCAGAAGATTTCTCTCGAGCCATATTGGGACTAACCGAGGATGGGACACTGAAGAAGTTGGAAGACAAGTGGTTCTCATTCTCCATGTCCAATTGTCCAACTCCAGACAAGGATGGAAAGAGGGATAGCCTCAGTTTGGACAGCTTTTGGGTGCTCTTCCTCTTCGTCGGTGGCACTTCGACCATCGTCTTTCTTATCGAGACTCGCTTGACCATCCACCATGCAGTAGGTGTATCCTTGATGGAGATATTCAATATGATCCGGAGGTCTAGGAATTCCTGGAAAAGAGGAGGGCTTGGACTTCAAGGAGTAGCAACCTTTTCTTCAGACCAAGAAGGGAATGCTACGAGCATGGATCAAAGACCATCCGATCACATGATAGAGCTCCATCGTCATGCCTGCGATGACAATGAGCAAACCCGCTGGTGA